In Virgibacillus sp. NKC19-16, a single genomic region encodes these proteins:
- a CDS encoding FCD domain-containing protein — translation MINKKVVQSTDKDLRNLFQVRILLEGFSSQAAAIYLPEEKLNSLSQCIKFGREGTTEEVMKANEHFHELIVQASGNSEIIDIINHMKSIIYLFRKTVVLHMRPFLIDEHEEKRLKTEMGRQLSN, via the coding sequence ATTATAAATAAAAAGGTCGTACAATCTACCGATAAAGATTTACGAAACTTATTTCAAGTAAGGATCCTCCTAGAAGGATTTTCAAGTCAAGCAGCAGCAATATATTTACCTGAAGAGAAATTAAATTCACTTTCTCAATGTATTAAATTTGGGCGAGAAGGAACAACTGAAGAGGTTATGAAAGCAAACGAACATTTTCATGAATTAATTGTTCAGGCAAGTGGTAACTCAGAAATCATTGATATCATTAACCACATGAAGTCAATTATCTATCTTTTTCGTAAAACTGTAGTGCTGCACATGCGCCCTTTTCTAATTGATGAGCACGAGGAAAAGCGATTAAAAACAGAGATGGGCAGGCAGCTAAGCAACTGA